In one window of Ruminococcus albus AD2013 DNA:
- a CDS encoding nitroreductase — MSEVMDKIITRRSVRAFTDEMPTEEQLETILKAGTFAATGMNRQSPIMIAVTDKKVRDELSAMNARIMGKDESFDPFYGAPAVIIVLADKSVGTYIYDGSLVMGNLMLAAHDVGLGSCWIHRAKEEFESEEGKALLAKLGITGDYEGIGHCVVGHIKGDYPAEKPRKENYIYYIK, encoded by the coding sequence ATGAGTGAAGTTATGGACAAGATCATCACCAGAAGAAGCGTAAGGGCTTTCACCGACGAGATGCCCACCGAGGAACAGCTCGAAACTATCCTGAAAGCAGGCACTTTTGCCGCTACGGGCATGAACAGGCAGTCCCCGATAATGATAGCCGTTACCGATAAAAAGGTGCGCGATGAGCTTTCTGCAATGAATGCCCGCATTATGGGCAAGGACGAGAGCTTTGACCCTTTCTACGGCGCACCCGCTGTTATAATAGTACTCGCAGATAAGAGTGTGGGTACATATATCTACGACGGAAGCCTTGTTATGGGAAATCTCATGCTGGCAGCCCACGATGTGGGTCTGGGCAGCTGCTGGATACACCGTGCCAAGGAAGAATTTGAATCCGAAGAGGGCAAAGCACTGCTGGCTAAGCTTGGCATAACAGGTGATTACGAGGGTATCGGTCATTGTGTGGTAGGTCATATCAAGGGCGATTACCCCGCAGAAAAGCCCCGCAAGGAAAACTACATCTATTACATAAAATAA
- a CDS encoding helix-turn-helix domain-containing protein, with amino-acid sequence MSSAPTINMEATGANIKSLIKANGLKISEIQAVYGFNTPQSIFKWMRGEAMPSVDNLVILAHILGVTIDNIIITN; translated from the coding sequence ATGTCATCGGCACCAACTATAAATATGGAAGCAACAGGGGCTAACATAAAGTCTCTCATCAAGGCGAACGGCCTTAAAATATCCGAGATACAGGCTGTATACGGCTTCAACACCCCGCAGTCGATATTCAAATGGATGAGAGGCGAGGCTATGCCATCTGTTGATAATCTGGTAATTCTGGCACACATACTCGGTGTGACCATCGATAATATAATCATAACAAATTGA